Genomic segment of Paenalkalicoccus suaedae:
GCGATTCTCCCTGACTTTCGCGCAATACCACCTTCAACTCGCGCAGTTCTTCCTTCAACTTGCGCGGTTTTTTTCTTCCTACGCAGTCGATCCTCTTTTTCGCGCGATTCACCCCGACTTTCGCGCGATCGAACCTTCAACTCGCGCGGTTCTACCTCCAACTTGCGCGGTTGTTCTCTCCCTATGCCGTCGATCCTCTTTTTCGCGCGATTCACCCATTCACCGCTCGCTAATAACCTGGGCACTCACGCCTCTTTCGCCCGAATCCCATCGTAAAATTCCTGCTCGCACTCTTCATTCAGCTTCAGCAAGTGCTTCGCAAGTTTATAGCGCTCTGTTTTCGCGGGCAATATCGCCGGCATCTCCTGCATCGCTTGTACAAACGTCGACAATCGCAAAACCGGGCACTCATCGTCCTGATCGCCGTGCCAGTTACCGCGGTCGTTCGTCATCACGACAATGGCGTAAACTGGCACATCAAATCCGGCCGCCTTCGTTGCCAATCGCAAATATTTTGCATGGTAAATCGACTGTGATACCGGGCTATCGACGACTGTTCGCTTAGATACGTGCCCTTTTGACCAGTGAGGAAACCACTGCCATTTCCTTGGACCATGAGGGTAAAAACGTCCCGTTATATCTTTTGTCTCAATCGCAAAAACACCAGTAGGACCAATTACAATGTGGTCTAACTGTGTGCCAGATCGCCGATTTGGAATGACCACATCATTTAATAACAAATAATCCTCTGGTAGCTCCTTCTCAACCCGATCCGTTACCTTACGCTCACCTTCTTCACCAGGCTGGACCTTCACTATCTCATTTAAGTCCGCCATTCGCTCACGAAGACCACGACACTTTTGCTTTAACACTCGCTCACGACCAAAAAACCAGCCTGCTATAAACCCAAACGGAAAGACAAAAAAGAGTACAAATCCGCCCAAAATCGACCAGATTAACGATGACTGCATAATCTGATCCTTATTCTCTGCGATCACACGCGTGCGCTCCTCGTTCAATCGCTTTTTCTTCCACTCCGCCTGCTTGCGACGCTTCTCATTTATCGTATCTCGCTTTAGTACAATTGCCATCTCATCACCCCAACTATTGAACTAGTACCTCCTTTCAACTTTACCATATCTCGCGCACATATTAACCATTTATTTGAATAATACTGTGTTTTATTTCATAATAATCCCACAAAAAAGACTAGCACCATATGCGCTAGCCTTACTCCATCATCCGTCCCTCACTCAAAACTCTTCATATACCGAACATCGATCCCATGCTTGATCTGCCACGGAATTTTACCGACCACAACCCTTTTTCCATATAAAAGCACGCCGCGTTTTTTACCTATAGAAACAACAGATAAATACTTTTTTTGCGGGGAGAACTCGTCTAATGTTTCCCCCGACAAGTAGTGAAGTAGGTTTTGATAGAGCACGGGCGCCTGACGGATCGCGTAGACGCCGTTCTTAGGCAGTTCCGGGTAGTCCACGAGCGATGCGCAATCGCCGGCCGCAAAGATGCTCTCGTGCTGCGTCGACTGGAGCGTCCGGGTCACCGATAAAAATCCGCGCTCATCTGTCGCAAGTCCACTGTCCGTAAAAATCGGTAACGCCGCTGGCCCCGTCAGCCATAAAATCGCGTCGTAGTCGATCGCGCCTTGATCGGTATGGATCTGCGCATCATCGATTTTCGTCACCGATGCCCCCGTCAAAAGCTTGATTCGCGTTCGCTCCACGATCCGCGTCATGCGCTTCGACGCCTTCGCGCCTTGCCCAGCAAGCAACTCCGACGCCGATACGAGCGTCAAAGGCCCGCTGATCCCGCGCGCCTCCCGCCAAATCTGCATTGACAGCGCCACCTCCGTCCCTGCCGCACCACCCCCAACAATCACCGGTCTCTCTGCTGCCCGAACCTTCTCGATCGTTTGAGGAAAATGGGGGTTAGGCTTCATCACGTCGGCATGCGCCTGCACATCCGGCCGATTCGCACTAGCTGTGATCGAGCCGACATCAAAGGACACTGCATCATAAGAGATCGTCTCTCCGCCTTTCGTCATAACAGTCCGCTCGTCCGGATTCACCTTTGTAACCGCATCTTGAACAAAAGTCACGTTCGCCTTTTGAGCAAGCCTCGGCAAATCAACGCGAATGTCATCGACATCGTAAATTCCCTCCGCAAATCCAGAAAACATGCCAGAGTAATACTGATACGGACTCGGAGAGATAAGT
This window contains:
- a CDS encoding nuclease-related domain-containing protein, giving the protein MAIVLKRDTINEKRRKQAEWKKKRLNEERTRVIAENKDQIMQSSLIWSILGGFVLFFVFPFGFIAGWFFGRERVLKQKCRGLRERMADLNEIVKVQPGEEGERKVTDRVEKELPEDYLLLNDVVIPNRRSGTQLDHIVIGPTGVFAIETKDITGRFYPHGPRKWQWFPHWSKGHVSKRTVVDSPVSQSIYHAKYLRLATKAAGFDVPVYAIVVMTNDRGNWHGDQDDECPVLRLSTFVQAMQEMPAILPAKTERYKLAKHLLKLNEECEQEFYDGIRAKEA
- a CDS encoding NAD(P)/FAD-dependent oxidoreductase — encoded protein: MKQLVLAGGGHVHLHVIKQFMKHPPKDIRITLISPSPYQYYSGMFSGFAEGIYDVDDIRVDLPRLAQKANVTFVQDAVTKVNPDERTVMTKGGETISYDAVSFDVGSITASANRPDVQAHADVMKPNPHFPQTIEKVRAAERPVIVGGGAAGTEVALSMQIWREARGISGPLTLVSASELLAGQGAKASKRMTRIVERTRIKLLTGASVTKIDDAQIHTDQGAIDYDAILWLTGPAALPIFTDSGLATDERGFLSVTRTLQSTQHESIFAAGDCASLVDYPELPKNGVYAIRQAPVLYQNLLHYLSGETLDEFSPQKKYLSVVSIGKKRGVLLYGKRVVVGKIPWQIKHGIDVRYMKSFE